A single region of the Pseudomonas solani genome encodes:
- a CDS encoding sodium:solute symporter yields the protein MALDIFVVLLYVAAMLTLGWYGMRRARTRDDYLVAGRNLGPGFYLGTMAATVLGGASTIGTVRLGYVHGISGFWLCGAIGLGIVGLSLFLAKPLLKLKIYTVTQVLERRYNPAARHASALIMLVYALMIGATSTIAIGTVMQVLFGLHFWVAILIGGGVVVLYSTIGGMWSLTLTDIVQFLIMTIGLVFLLMPMSISDAGGWSAMMDKLPASYLGFTAIGWDTIVTYFLIYFFGIFIGQDIWQRVFTARSEGVAKVAGTAAGLYCILYGLAGALIGMAAKVLLPDLDNVNNAFASVVEHSLPNGIRGLVIAAALAALMSTASAGLLAASTTITQDLLPLLRKGRESGNGDVHENRVATLLLGLVMLGIALVVSDVISALTVAYNMLVGGMLIPLIGAIYWKRATTVGAITSMVLGFATVLAFMVIDGLDANTPIYYSLAVGLVSFVLVSLLSRRPAASTSLA from the coding sequence ATGGCCTTGGATATCTTCGTCGTACTGCTATACGTAGCCGCGATGCTCACCCTGGGCTGGTACGGCATGCGCCGCGCCAGGACCCGTGACGACTACCTGGTGGCCGGGCGCAACCTGGGGCCGGGCTTCTACCTCGGCACCATGGCCGCCACCGTGCTCGGCGGCGCCTCCACCATCGGCACCGTGCGCCTGGGCTATGTCCATGGCATCTCCGGTTTCTGGCTCTGCGGCGCCATCGGCCTGGGCATCGTCGGCCTCAGCCTGTTCCTCGCCAAACCGCTGCTGAAACTGAAGATCTACACCGTCACCCAGGTGCTGGAGCGCCGCTACAACCCCGCCGCGCGTCACGCCAGCGCTCTGATCATGCTGGTCTACGCGCTGATGATCGGCGCCACCTCGACCATCGCCATCGGCACCGTCATGCAGGTGCTGTTCGGCCTGCACTTCTGGGTCGCCATCCTCATCGGCGGCGGCGTGGTGGTGCTCTACTCCACCATCGGCGGCATGTGGTCGCTGACCCTGACCGACATCGTGCAGTTCCTGATCATGACCATCGGCCTGGTGTTCCTGCTGATGCCCATGTCCATCAGCGACGCCGGCGGCTGGAGCGCCATGATGGACAAGCTGCCCGCCAGCTACCTGGGCTTCACCGCCATCGGCTGGGACACCATCGTCACCTACTTCCTCATCTACTTCTTCGGCATCTTCATCGGCCAGGACATCTGGCAGCGCGTGTTCACCGCCCGCAGCGAGGGCGTGGCCAAGGTGGCCGGCACCGCCGCCGGCCTCTACTGCATCCTCTACGGCCTGGCCGGCGCACTGATCGGCATGGCCGCCAAGGTGCTGCTGCCGGACCTGGACAACGTCAACAACGCCTTCGCCAGCGTCGTCGAGCACAGCCTGCCCAACGGCATCCGCGGCCTGGTCATCGCCGCGGCCCTGGCCGCGCTGATGTCCACCGCCAGCGCCGGCCTGCTGGCCGCCTCCACCACCATCACCCAGGACCTGCTGCCGCTGCTGCGCAAAGGCCGTGAGAGCGGCAACGGCGACGTGCACGAGAACCGCGTCGCCACCCTGCTGCTGGGCCTGGTGATGCTCGGCATCGCCCTGGTGGTCAGCGACGTCATCAGCGCCCTGACCGTGGCCTACAACATGCTGGTGGGCGGCATGCTCATCCCGCTGATCGGCGCCATCTACTGGAAGCGCGCCACCACCGTCGGCGCCATCACCAGCATGGTCCTCGGCTTCGCCACCGTCCTCGCCTTCATGGTCATCGATGGCCTCGACGCCAACACCCCGATCTACTACAGCCTGGCGGTGGGCCTGGTCAGCTTCGTGCTGGTCAGCCTGCTGTCCCGTCGCCCGGCGGCCAGCACCAGCCTGGCCTGA